Proteins encoded by one window of Prosthecobacter vanneervenii:
- a CDS encoding right-handed parallel beta-helix repeat-containing protein, giving the protein MKSLFCLLLLTAAVFADDSAKIAALLSKGGVVTIPAGDYHLDGDKPLVLGSNTTVLAHGARFILPETLPDKARVVVFAGQDIAHFSWHGGEFVGHVFDPAQKENLWEPNANTKGIEITTTKQGGTHDILFREVKANGMAGAVIGVHGLVGKSSESEVKAYAERVAVESCTLLRSGKFMWDYGYLWQIMTFPEAYEPWEVERARKYFRTDLTRDATFSGDLVKFDNSTRPLAVSETDDPKEALTFMGTSLPKNIVRGRQYFVVESTPQHIKIADQPKGRAIRFDNDGSGVLAFNLSGTYLGAYAPTGSGPGKGAFDIVGALDVRVTGCQLSALGDTMHIQRCRNVIFSSNHILGSRMGAFFLAEYCQNATITGNLVDGTNGSRVISVEKSCTDVTMTGNTFRNGGRGAWINQPVNFIMTGNVFVNNTTKNEPDMRRGRIAYRTAKPGEFPELYFTIYEPGASYGPVIVKDNIFILGDSAPDEAVTFAPNGHDLQFSGNTFQNKAATIVVDPSCKNTLIDHNQGAKTVNNPVDFNHGRR; this is encoded by the coding sequence TCCAAAGGCGGTGTGGTGACAATTCCGGCAGGAGACTACCATCTCGATGGCGACAAGCCGCTGGTGCTTGGCTCGAACACGACGGTGCTTGCCCATGGGGCGCGATTCATCCTGCCGGAGACGCTGCCGGACAAGGCGCGTGTGGTTGTCTTTGCCGGGCAGGACATCGCGCATTTCAGCTGGCATGGTGGGGAGTTTGTGGGGCATGTGTTTGACCCGGCGCAGAAGGAGAATCTCTGGGAGCCCAATGCAAACACGAAGGGCATTGAGATCACGACGACCAAACAAGGCGGTACGCATGACATCCTGTTTCGCGAAGTGAAGGCCAACGGGATGGCGGGAGCCGTGATCGGGGTGCATGGGCTGGTGGGTAAAAGCAGCGAGAGCGAGGTGAAGGCCTATGCCGAGCGTGTGGCGGTGGAAAGCTGCACGCTGCTGCGCAGCGGGAAGTTCATGTGGGACTACGGCTACCTGTGGCAGATCATGACCTTCCCCGAAGCTTATGAGCCTTGGGAGGTGGAGCGTGCCAGAAAGTACTTCCGCACGGACCTGACTCGGGATGCCACTTTCAGCGGGGACTTGGTGAAGTTTGACAACAGCACACGCCCGCTCGCCGTAAGCGAAACGGATGATCCCAAAGAAGCGCTCACCTTCATGGGTACAAGCCTGCCGAAAAATATCGTGCGTGGCAGGCAGTATTTTGTGGTCGAATCCACCCCACAACACATCAAGATCGCCGACCAGCCGAAAGGCAGGGCGATTCGTTTTGACAATGATGGCAGTGGCGTGCTGGCATTCAATCTCAGCGGCACCTACCTGGGAGCTTATGCCCCGACGGGCAGCGGCCCGGGCAAGGGGGCATTTGACATCGTGGGCGCGCTGGATGTCCGCGTCACAGGCTGCCAGCTCAGCGCCCTGGGAGACACGATGCACATTCAGCGCTGCAGGAATGTCATTTTCTCAAGCAACCACATTCTTGGCAGCCGCATGGGGGCCTTCTTTCTGGCGGAGTATTGCCAGAACGCCACCATCACCGGAAACCTGGTGGATGGCACCAACGGCTCGCGCGTGATCAGCGTGGAAAAAAGCTGCACGGATGTGACGATGACTGGAAACACCTTCCGCAATGGCGGGCGCGGGGCGTGGATCAACCAGCCGGTGAACTTTATCATGACAGGGAATGTGTTCGTGAACAACACCACGAAAAATGAGCCTGACATGCGGCGGGGACGCATCGCCTACCGCACGGCCAAGCCGGGCGAGTTTCCGGAGCTGTACTTCACGATCTATGAGCCGGGTGCCAGCTACGGCCCGGTGATTGTGAAGGACAACATCTTCATCCTCGGCGATTCCGCGCCTGACGAAGCCGTCACCTTCGCCCCCAACGGCCACGACCTGCAGTTCAGCGGCAACACTTTCCAAAACAAGGCCGCGACCATCGTGGTGGATCCGAGCTGCAAGAACACGCTGATCGACCACAACCAAGGAGCGAAGACGGTGAATAATCC